The [Clostridium] scindens ATCC 35704 nucleotide sequence GAAACCACGGATGAGAGGGCGGCAAGCACGGACAGCCAGCGGATCAAGCGGATCCATAGGCGGGTGCGTAAGGTGAGGCTCAGCGAGGAAGTCGGGGTGAAGTATATGCAGGCTTGGGAAGAGAAATATTATGAAAGGGAAGAAGGAGCGCATAATAAATTAAGGGAACTGGCGGCAAAGAAATATCGCAAGGGGATGTCTGTGAAGGAGATTGCAGAATTGCTTGAAGAGAGTGAAACGACGGTTCAAGAACTGCTGAAGGAGTCAGAGATGAGATGATCTAATTTCAAGAATGTCATATTGTGGTAGAGAACTGGGGCAGTATGAGTTATAATGGACTCAACAGTAGTTTTCAGGAGGGAAAGTCAATGGAAAAATCAAAAGTATATTATACGAATATGAAGGCAACGTTCCAGGAGAATCTTCCGCAGAAGTTAAAGCGCCTGATCAAGACAGCAGGAATCGGGGAGATTGACTTTGAAAATAAGTACACCGCAATCAAGATGCACTTTGGGGAGCCTGGCAACCTGGCATTCTTACGGCCGAACTATGCGGCCGTAGTAGTGAATACTGTGAAGGAGCTAGGTGGCAGGCCATTTCTTACAGACTGTAATACGCTGTATGTCGGTGGCAGGAAGAATGCGCTGGATCATCTGGATTCCGCGTATCAGAATGGATTCTCGCCATTCTCTACCGGATGCCACGTCCTGATCGCGGATGGATTGAAGGGAACCGATGAAGTAGAGGTGCCGATAGAAGGAGAATATGTAAGAAATGCCAAGATCGGACGTGCCGTTATGGATGCCGACATATTCATTACGTTGAGCCATTTTAAAGGACATGAGTCTACCGGATTTGGAGGCGCGCTTAAGAATATTGGCATGGGATGCGGATCCCGGGCGGGAAAGATGGAAATGCACAGCGCAGGCAAGCCTTACGTTGAGGTTGAGAATTGTATCGGGTGCGGCAACTGTATCCGGGTGTGTGCCCATGATGCGCCGAAGATTACAGACAGGAAAGCCTTTATTGACCATGACAAATGTGTAGGCTGCGGCAGATGCATCGGCGTCTGTCCGAAGGACGCAGTCTGTCCTCCGAACGACGAGTCCAACGATATTCTGAATAAGAAGATCGCCGAATACAGTCTTGCAGTTGTGAAGGGAAGGCCTCATTTCCATATCAGCCTAGTGATCGACGTATCACCGAACTGTGACTGCCATTCAGAAAACGATATCCCAATCGTTCCAGATGTGGGAATGTTTGCGTCCTTTGATCCGGTGGCGCTGGATCGGGCTTGTGCGGATGCGGTCAACAGGCAGCCTGTGATGGCTGGAAGCCAGCTGGATGACATGCCGCATACACATCATGACCATTTCATCAATTCTGCCCCGGAAACCAACTGGAAGGTGTGCCTGGAGCATGCCGAAAAGATCGGGCTGGGGACACAGGAATATGAATTAGTGGAAATCTAATTGGGAATTCGTATCTCGTTATATTTTACATACCGCTATAATAGAAGCCGGGCCTATCAGGCACGAAATCCTTCGGGATTTTGCGCCTGATAGGCCCGGCTTCTATATTGTGCGCTGTCTTCAGCAGCAAAGAGTCCCAGAATAACTTAAGATAAATGAAAGGTTTTTGTGGGAGGAGTATGGTATTATGGAGAGGATAGAGAATTTGACTTATGTTAGGGGCGTGGAAAAATGAGGATATTATTGGTGGAAGATGACAGGGAGATCAGCGAGATGCTGGAGGAATTTCTGATACAGGAGGCATTTGAAGTGGTCCCGGCTTTTGATGGGCTGGAGGCATGTGAGAAGTTTGAAGACGGGGAATTCGACCTGGTTCTTCTGGATCTGATGATTCCGAAGATGAGCGGGATGGATGTGATGAAGACAATCCGGGAGAAGAGCGTGGTGCCGATCCTTATCGTATCAGCGAAGGACAGCCTTCTGGATAAGTCCCTGGGGCTGGAACTGGGGGCGGATGACTATATAACCAAGCCATTTGTGATGGCTGAGGTGCTGGCGAGGATCAAGGCGAATCTTCGAAGGACGAACCAGTATGCGGCGGGCAGCAGTCGGAAGCAGGAAGAGCCGGCGACCTTGTCTT carries:
- a CDS encoding DUF362 domain-containing protein, whose product is MEKSKVYYTNMKATFQENLPQKLKRLIKTAGIGEIDFENKYTAIKMHFGEPGNLAFLRPNYAAVVVNTVKELGGRPFLTDCNTLYVGGRKNALDHLDSAYQNGFSPFSTGCHVLIADGLKGTDEVEVPIEGEYVRNAKIGRAVMDADIFITLSHFKGHESTGFGGALKNIGMGCGSRAGKMEMHSAGKPYVEVENCIGCGNCIRVCAHDAPKITDRKAFIDHDKCVGCGRCIGVCPKDAVCPPNDESNDILNKKIAEYSLAVVKGRPHFHISLVIDVSPNCDCHSENDIPIVPDVGMFASFDPVALDRACADAVNRQPVMAGSQLDDMPHTHHDHFINSAPETNWKVCLEHAEKIGLGTQEYELVEI
- a CDS encoding response regulator transcription factor — protein: MRILLVEDDREISEMLEEFLIQEAFEVVPAFDGLEACEKFEDGEFDLVLLDLMIPKMSGMDVMKTIREKSVVPILIVSAKDSLLDKSLGLELGADDYITKPFVMAEVLARIKANLRRTNQYAAGSSRKQEEPATLSCGDIQLNPADFTVRKRGKKIDLTAKEFEILRLLMQNPKKVYTKEQIYSLVWEDAYLGDENAVNVHISRLRNKIEDDARNPEYIITVWGFGYRIGG